A stretch of the Halomonas sp. CH40 genome encodes the following:
- a CDS encoding Crp/Fnr family transcriptional regulator, whose amino-acid sequence MPSTHEPGQNHLLAALTASEYQRLVPDLERVELKHGASLAESGQPMQHVYFPTDSIVSLLCVMEAGDSTEIAVVGFEGIVGISLFMGGETTPTRAIVQSAGTAYRLKGQRLKDEFSRGGPMQGLLLRYTQALLTQMAQTAVCNRHHSLDKQLCRWLLLSLDRLPTNELRMTQELIANMLGVRREGVTESAGKLQKAGLIAYQRGRITILDKSGLEDRACECYKIVKQEYARLLPDSSIV is encoded by the coding sequence ATGCCGTCGACACATGAACCGGGTCAGAATCATCTACTGGCTGCCCTGACAGCATCGGAATACCAGCGCCTGGTGCCTGATCTTGAGCGAGTCGAGTTAAAACACGGTGCGTCGTTGGCCGAGTCAGGTCAGCCAATGCAGCATGTCTATTTCCCCACGGATTCCATCGTCTCACTGCTATGTGTCATGGAAGCAGGCGACTCGACGGAAATTGCCGTTGTCGGGTTCGAGGGAATCGTCGGCATCTCATTGTTCATGGGCGGTGAAACCACCCCAACCCGTGCCATTGTGCAGAGTGCTGGGACAGCCTATCGCCTCAAGGGACAACGGCTCAAGGATGAGTTCTCTCGGGGAGGTCCAATGCAAGGTTTACTGTTGCGTTATACTCAGGCACTGCTGACTCAGATGGCACAGACAGCCGTTTGTAATCGGCATCACAGCCTGGATAAGCAGCTGTGTCGTTGGCTGTTGCTGAGCCTGGACCGTTTGCCGACTAATGAACTGCGCATGACCCAGGAACTGATCGCCAACATGCTGGGCGTTCGTCGAGAAGGCGTCACCGAGTCGGCCGGAAAGCTGCAAAAAGCTGGCCTGATTGCCTACCAGCGCGGCCGTATCACCATTTTAGACAAGTCCGGACTGGAAGACCGGGCATGTGAGTGCTATAAGATCGTCAAACAGGAATATGCCCGTTTACTACCTGACTCATCTATTGTCTGA
- a CDS encoding diguanylate cyclase has protein sequence MDTARQQEKYQLAFEQSRDAIMLFAEDRFQDCNSATLTMFRVPDVNTFVTFHPADLSPLYQPDGRLSREAAADHLDEVMSQGCAFFEWRHRTWDGVDFPTEVLLSRIDMDNGALVQALVRDISDRKKVYPCWAAEKSANVGLNTAAKEGSWREEAAVLDREGKETPVSQVTIVHRDATGDIHQRSTFLQDISKRRNLEDQLRREKDLSESILASLPGIFYIHDGKGHLVQWNDRMETVTGRSPAELGGMDICVLVPQEERAPIGTAIAKTFSEGSAMLESKLCTVKGDTPYLLSGLRVELNGKSYLLGIGLDITRQKQLEASLEREATTDSLTGLYNRQRFDVEMERALARYARYVSETALVMIDVDHFKRVNDIYGHDIGDQVLVDLSARLARQIREADFLARWGGEEIVVLLPETNLTETVGMAERLRCCIADEPFPEVGSITISLGVTNFQRGDTPNTLLKRADRALYEAKETGRNRVLVNSKDSDA, from the coding sequence AACACCTTCGTGACTTTCCATCCCGCCGATCTTTCCCCTCTTTACCAGCCTGATGGCCGTCTCAGCAGGGAGGCCGCGGCAGATCACCTTGATGAAGTCATGAGCCAAGGGTGTGCCTTTTTTGAATGGCGCCACCGCACATGGGACGGTGTTGATTTCCCTACTGAGGTCTTGTTGAGTCGAATTGACATGGACAATGGGGCCTTGGTGCAGGCGCTAGTGCGTGACATTAGCGATCGCAAGAAAGTTTATCCGTGCTGGGCGGCAGAAAAGAGCGCAAACGTGGGGCTGAATACCGCTGCGAAAGAAGGCTCCTGGAGAGAGGAGGCAGCCGTGCTGGATCGGGAGGGAAAAGAGACCCCCGTTTCCCAGGTGACTATTGTTCATCGGGATGCCACCGGGGATATACACCAAAGATCCACTTTTCTACAGGATATTTCCAAGCGCCGGAATCTTGAAGACCAGCTTCGACGCGAGAAGGATCTTTCGGAGTCGATTCTGGCCAGCTTGCCAGGGATCTTCTACATTCATGATGGAAAAGGTCATTTGGTTCAATGGAATGATCGGATGGAGACGGTGACAGGGCGTAGTCCCGCGGAGCTTGGTGGCATGGATATCTGCGTGCTTGTCCCACAAGAAGAAAGAGCTCCTATTGGTACAGCCATTGCTAAGACTTTTTCGGAAGGCAGCGCGATGCTTGAAAGCAAGCTGTGCACCGTAAAGGGCGACACCCCATATTTGTTAAGTGGCTTGCGGGTGGAGCTGAACGGTAAATCTTACCTGCTGGGCATAGGGCTGGACATTACCAGGCAAAAGCAGCTGGAAGCGTCCTTGGAGCGGGAGGCGACCACCGATTCCCTCACCGGACTCTATAATCGGCAGCGCTTTGATGTGGAGATGGAGCGCGCGCTGGCTCGCTACGCCCGCTATGTGTCTGAAACTGCTCTGGTGATGATTGATGTAGATCATTTCAAGAGAGTCAATGACATTTATGGACACGACATTGGTGATCAAGTGCTGGTAGACCTGAGCGCGCGGTTGGCCAGACAAATACGGGAGGCTGACTTTCTCGCCCGTTGGGGGGGCGAGGAAATCGTGGTCCTCCTTCCGGAAACCAATCTCACCGAAACCGTCGGAATGGCGGAACGCCTTCGTTGCTGTATTGCAGACGAGCCTTTTCCTGAAGTGGGTAGCATCACCATTAGCCTGGGCGTTACCAATTTCCAGCGTGGGGATACACCTAACACGTTGCTGAAGCGTGCGGACAGAGCCCTCTATGAGGCCAAGGAAACAGGTCGTAACAGGGTCTTGGTCAATAGCAAGGATTCTGACGCTTAA